A window of Pyrobaculum aerophilum str. IM2 contains these coding sequences:
- a CDS encoding FAD binding domain-containing protein — protein sequence MYPPNFEYVRATSLDEALKLLSSRDDSAPLAGGQSLIPLLKLRAVSYGLLVDISRLSELRYARYGEVVELGALTRHFELEESPCPFLRQVASRIGDVQIRSLGTLGGSLAHADPFGDWPAAMLALGGVVKIIGPGGRREVEAEKFFKGAYSTALERGELVAGVAFKCPQRGAYVKFSRRHNDFALAAVAVTGEVKEGRVFNVKIAALGAADRPVRLRKVEAVLESAPLRPEVIDEAVEAARREANPPSDFRASAEYRRHLIGVALRRALGRL from the coding sequence GTGTATCCGCCGAATTTCGAATACGTCCGGGCAACCAGTCTCGATGAGGCGTTGAAGTTGTTGTCTAGTCGCGACGACTCGGCGCCGCTGGCGGGGGGACAGAGCTTAATCCCCCTGTTGAAGCTCCGCGCCGTCTCATATGGGCTGTTAGTGGACATCAGCCGCCTGTCAGAACTGCGTTACGCCCGCTATGGGGAGGTGGTGGAGCTTGGGGCTTTGACTAGGCATTTTGAGCTTGAGGAGTCTCCCTGCCCGTTTTTGAGGCAAGTGGCATCTAGAATTGGGGACGTCCAGATTAGATCTCTCGGCACCTTAGGCGGTTCTCTAGCCCACGCGGATCCCTTCGGCGATTGGCCCGCGGCGATGTTGGCCCTGGGCGGTGTCGTAAAAATCATAGGCCCAGGCGGACGGCGTGAGGTGGAAGCCGAGAAGTTCTTCAAGGGGGCGTACTCCACAGCCCTTGAAAGGGGGGAGCTGGTGGCCGGCGTGGCGTTTAAATGTCCGCAGAGGGGGGCGTACGTCAAGTTTTCAAGGAGGCACAACGACTTCGCCCTCGCCGCCGTCGCGGTGACCGGCGAGGTAAAGGAAGGACGCGTCTTTAACGTTAAAATCGCCGCTTTAGGGGCGGCTGACAGGCCCGTGAGGCTTAGGAAAGTGGAGGCAGTTTTAGAGAGCGCTCCGCTTAGGCCTGAGGTAATTGACGAAGCCGTCGAGGCCGCAAGGAGAGAGGCGAACCCGCCCTCTGACTTCAGGGCCTCTGCCGAGTATAGGAGGCATTTAATAGGAGTGGCCTTGAGGAGGGCGCTGGGGAGGTTATGA
- a CDS encoding prephenate dehydrogenase: MRVGIVGGGAMGSWLKREMTSLHEVRIFDVDKSRSDVGSLEELALWAEALIVAVPFWETSGVLKALAPLSRGRLVMDIATFKEGVVETYGLFPQDALVATVHPLFGPGASSIRGQRVLIMAVPGRRGAEEAFRFWSELGARAEWGELEKHDFYVSRTIALSYAVGLALARLYGELGDEVFKYGGTSFKYLATYAFSLLRDPNAAKYAEKAPIDEFIGFLKREDAPKALIDPDAAYRAFYKALEAMGEIQR, from the coding sequence ATGAGAGTGGGAATTGTGGGCGGCGGGGCCATGGGATCATGGCTGAAGAGGGAGATGACCTCTTTACACGAGGTGAGGATTTTCGACGTAGATAAGTCGAGATCCGACGTGGGCTCTTTAGAGGAGCTGGCCCTGTGGGCCGAGGCGCTGATTGTGGCCGTGCCGTTTTGGGAGACAAGCGGCGTGCTTAAGGCGCTGGCCCCCCTTTCCCGGGGGAGGCTTGTAATGGACATCGCCACTTTTAAAGAGGGCGTGGTGGAGACCTACGGCTTGTTCCCCCAAGACGCCCTCGTCGCCACTGTCCACCCCCTCTTCGGCCCCGGGGCCTCTTCTATCCGCGGCCAGAGGGTTTTAATAATGGCGGTGCCGGGGCGCCGGGGGGCCGAGGAGGCTTTTCGCTTCTGGTCTGAGCTGGGGGCCAGGGCCGAGTGGGGGGAGTTGGAAAAGCACGACTTCTACGTCTCGAGGACTATAGCCTTGAGCTACGCCGTGGGGCTGGCCTTGGCTAGGCTTTATGGCGAGCTGGGAGATGAAGTGTTTAAATACGGCGGGACGTCGTTTAAGTACCTTGCTACTTACGCCTTTTCCCTCCTCAGAGATCCCAACGCCGCGAAGTACGCAGAGAAAGCCCCTATAGATGAATTCATAGGCTTTCTCAAAAGGGAGGACGCGCCAAAAGCCCTTATAGATCCAGACGCGGCGTACAGGGCTTTTTACAAAGCCCTTGAGGCAATGGGCGAGATCCAGAGGTAA
- a CDS encoding ArsR/SmtB family transcription factor encodes MLVNITVFIILAPLATWLFPVYVPPNTTATVHAVLPAGACNATGVLYIDKPVTIMCANPGLSPAAFSGYIAVEYRAPPPPPAPPPTVSPLIVVATGVAAAAGLSHLASNRRELLAAPVLPIVARIKRAAADDPARREILRVVEQMGAATMSQIAKATGKSWGAVQWHIYVLEREGKLKSIRIGAFTYYFIDPKKAAEVILSSVDPSALPPEDREKLDFLAAAG; translated from the coding sequence ATGCTTGTGAACATCACTGTATTTATAATACTGGCGCCTCTGGCCACATGGCTGTTCCCAGTGTACGTGCCGCCTAATACTACTGCCACAGTACACGCTGTCTTGCCCGCGGGCGCTTGCAACGCCACTGGAGTCTTATACATAGACAAGCCTGTGACGATTATGTGCGCAAACCCCGGGTTAAGCCCAGCGGCTTTCAGCGGCTACATAGCCGTTGAATACCGCGCCCCGCCTCCCCCGCCTGCCCCTCCGCCCACTGTGTCGCCCCTTATAGTCGTCGCGACCGGCGTGGCGGCGGCGGCCGGACTGAGCCACCTCGCCAGTAACAGGAGGGAGCTCCTCGCCGCGCCCGTACTCCCCATTGTGGCGAGGATAAAGAGGGCCGCTGCGGACGACCCCGCCAGGAGGGAAATACTCCGCGTGGTGGAACAAATGGGCGCCGCCACTATGTCGCAAATAGCTAAGGCCACTGGCAAGAGCTGGGGCGCGGTGCAGTGGCACATATACGTCTTGGAGAGGGAGGGGAAGCTGAAGTCCATTAGAATTGGAGCCTTTACCTATTATTTCATTGACCCGAAAAAGGCGGCAGAGGTAATACTGTCCTCCGTCGATCCCAGCGCCCTCCCGCCTGAGGACAGGGAAAAGCTGGACTTCCTCGCCGCGGCGGGATGA
- a CDS encoding DUF86 domain-containing protein: protein MAIQALIDAASRLAAEAGTEPPAKYSDIPRALAQLGVLEAALLRRTIGFRNVVVHGYGALDLGLVTEILDKGLYWDLLKLARRGG, encoded by the coding sequence GTGGCAATACAAGCGCTAATAGACGCCGCGTCGAGGCTGGCAGCGGAGGCGGGGACGGAGCCGCCTGCTAAGTATTCAGACATACCGAGGGCTCTTGCGCAACTTGGAGTACTGGAGGCCGCGCTGTTGAGGAGGACAATAGGATTTAGAAACGTCGTAGTGCACGGCTACGGCGCATTAGACTTAGGGCTGGTGACAGAGATACTGGACAAGGGCTTGTACTGGGATTTGTTAAAACTGGCCCGCCGAGGCGGTTAA
- a CDS encoding nucleotidyltransferase domain-containing protein — translation MRRGLIEEKYGDCVIFAVLFGSVATGRAGPLSDVDVAVKIADNCDPLAFIADFSVDASDALGVNRVDVLVISDDLPYELKYRTLAGRLIYAKDKGAYIDKLVKAFYLWADFQIFLKKTGVQERFVKTLSEKSTR, via the coding sequence TTGCGTCGAGGCTTAATAGAGGAGAAATACGGCGACTGCGTCATCTTCGCAGTACTTTTCGGCTCAGTTGCGACGGGCAGGGCGGGGCCACTCAGCGACGTCGACGTGGCGGTTAAGATAGCGGATAATTGCGACCCGCTGGCTTTTATCGCAGACTTTTCAGTAGACGCCTCAGACGCCTTGGGCGTGAACCGAGTGGACGTGCTCGTAATTTCCGACGACTTGCCCTACGAGTTGAAATACAGAACCTTGGCGGGGAGGCTTATATATGCCAAAGACAAGGGGGCGTACATAGACAAGTTAGTAAAGGCGTTTTACCTGTGGGCCGACTTCCAAATATTCCTCAAGAAGACAGGCGTGCAGGAGAGGTTTGTGAAGACGCTATCGGAAAAATCGACTCGCTGA